A stretch of Halichondria panicea chromosome 1, odHalPani1.1, whole genome shotgun sequence DNA encodes these proteins:
- the LOC135348964 gene encoding uncharacterized protein LOC135348964 isoform X1, giving the protein MTLIEIIKLIRVLLVCFLAGFSTAQYSVSVERPCPMETVTFTCTVPGDSLRWELSDVARITVRSTSGLNVANVVSGYTVTLIAFNDTTLTSTLSRTTENEITVSCVDPVPVLTTIGSSTIRLAELAGPPSIIRHSTSSISAKNVSVSVQWDPPTETGGRDDLTYTVTVSPPAQLSATVLTSTSVTVIAQYNVDYTVSVVATNCAGNSTTAEYNFRIGNCPVLTNPINGSFGPVSSRLSGSTVIIQCDAGYVSAVTMVTCESTLMWSPDPEAIECTLLTTPTHTTPPPINCTASLPSPRNGTISDHSVPAIPGTQVTLQCDDELFPEGITTATCLATGKWDEEIVCRAAPCNCASLSDGSRFDVAVSISVVVTAVAFTIIGLLMGLLIMYLLMRKKAVYSPAAKGQTNVGPTAPAGPVYEEVSPKEEIELNTNQAYGPVGL; this is encoded by the exons ATGACACTAATAGAGATAATAAAGCTCATTAGAGTTCTCCTGGTTTGTTttctggctggcttcagcactg cccaatattcagtgagtgtggagagaccatgtccaatggaaacagtcactttcacTTGCACTGTTCCTGGAGATTCTTTGAGATGGGAACTGTCAGATGTGGCTCGCATCACTGTCCGCTCCACCTCTGGTCTCAATGTAGCCAATGTTGTATCAGGTTACACTGTGACACTGATTGCATTCAACGACACTACATTAACGTCTACTCTGTCAAGAACAACAGAGAATGAGAtcactgtgtcctgtgtggACCCAGTTCCTGTTCTAACAACAATAGGATCTTCAACAATCCGATTGGCTG aaCTAGCAGGACCACCGTCCATTATAAGACACTCGACTTCGAGCATCTCAGCTAAAAATGTTAGTGTATCTGTGCAGTGGgaccctcctactgagactggtggtagagatgacctcacctacacagtgaccgtctcacctccggcccagctctctgctactgtcctcacatccacctctgtcactgtgattgctcaatacaatgtggactacactgtcagtgttgtggctaccaactgtgctgggaacagtacaactGCTGAGTACAACTTTAGGATTG GTAACTGTCCTGTGTTGACCAATCCCATAAATGGATCCTTTGGACCAGTCTCCAGCAGATTATCAGGATCCACGGTAATCATCCAGTGTGATGCTGGGTATGTGTCTGCTGTTACGATGGTGACATGTGAGAGTACACTAatgtggagtccagaccctgaggctattgagtgtacattactaaccacacccactcacacaacTC CTCCTCCAATAAACTGCACAGCTTCACTACCCTCACCAAGGAATGGCACTATCAGTGATCATTCAGTACCAGCTATTCCCGGTACACAAGTTACCCTCCAGTGTGACGATGAACTGTTCCCTGAGGGAATAACGACTGCTACCTGTCTAGCTACAGGAAAGTGGGACGAGGAGATCGTCTGCAGAG CTGCTCCCTGTAATTGTGCCAGCCTATCTGATGGGAGTCGATTTGATGTAGCTGTCTCCATCAGCGTTGTTGTCACGGCAGTTGCGTTCACAATCATTGGATTGTTGATGGGACTCTTGATCATGTATTTGCTCAtgcgtaagaaggcagtgtactcCCCAGCAGCTAAAGGACAAACTAATGTAGGACCCACTgcaccagctggtcctgtttatgaggaggtgtcacccaaagaggagattgaactgaacactaaccaggcgtatggaccagtaggactgtga
- the LOC135348964 gene encoding uncharacterized protein LOC135348964 isoform X2, which produces MTLIEIIKLIRVLLVCFLAGFSTVSVERPCPMETVTFTCTVPGDSLRWELSDVARITVRSTSGLNVANVVSGYTVTLIAFNDTTLTSTLSRTTENEITVSCVDPVPVLTTIGSSTIRLAELAGPPSIIRHSTSSISAKNVSVSVQWDPPTETGGRDDLTYTVTVSPPAQLSATVLTSTSVTVIAQYNVDYTVSVVATNCAGNSTTAEYNFRIGNCPVLTNPINGSFGPVSSRLSGSTVIIQCDAGYVSAVTMVTCESTLMWSPDPEAIECTLLTTPTHTTPPPINCTASLPSPRNGTISDHSVPAIPGTQVTLQCDDELFPEGITTATCLATGKWDEEIVCRAAPCNCASLSDGSRFDVAVSISVVVTAVAFTIIGLLMGLLIMYLLMRKKAVYSPAAKGQTNVGPTAPAGPVYEEVSPKEEIELNTNQAYGPVGL; this is translated from the exons ATGACACTAATAGAGATAATAAAGCTCATTAGAGTTCTCCTGGTTTGTTttctggctggcttcagcactg tgagtgtggagagaccatgtccaatggaaacagtcactttcacTTGCACTGTTCCTGGAGATTCTTTGAGATGGGAACTGTCAGATGTGGCTCGCATCACTGTCCGCTCCACCTCTGGTCTCAATGTAGCCAATGTTGTATCAGGTTACACTGTGACACTGATTGCATTCAACGACACTACATTAACGTCTACTCTGTCAAGAACAACAGAGAATGAGAtcactgtgtcctgtgtggACCCAGTTCCTGTTCTAACAACAATAGGATCTTCAACAATCCGATTGGCTG aaCTAGCAGGACCACCGTCCATTATAAGACACTCGACTTCGAGCATCTCAGCTAAAAATGTTAGTGTATCTGTGCAGTGGgaccctcctactgagactggtggtagagatgacctcacctacacagtgaccgtctcacctccggcccagctctctgctactgtcctcacatccacctctgtcactgtgattgctcaatacaatgtggactacactgtcagtgttgtggctaccaactgtgctgggaacagtacaactGCTGAGTACAACTTTAGGATTG GTAACTGTCCTGTGTTGACCAATCCCATAAATGGATCCTTTGGACCAGTCTCCAGCAGATTATCAGGATCCACGGTAATCATCCAGTGTGATGCTGGGTATGTGTCTGCTGTTACGATGGTGACATGTGAGAGTACACTAatgtggagtccagaccctgaggctattgagtgtacattactaaccacacccactcacacaacTC CTCCTCCAATAAACTGCACAGCTTCACTACCCTCACCAAGGAATGGCACTATCAGTGATCATTCAGTACCAGCTATTCCCGGTACACAAGTTACCCTCCAGTGTGACGATGAACTGTTCCCTGAGGGAATAACGACTGCTACCTGTCTAGCTACAGGAAAGTGGGACGAGGAGATCGTCTGCAGAG CTGCTCCCTGTAATTGTGCCAGCCTATCTGATGGGAGTCGATTTGATGTAGCTGTCTCCATCAGCGTTGTTGTCACGGCAGTTGCGTTCACAATCATTGGATTGTTGATGGGACTCTTGATCATGTATTTGCTCAtgcgtaagaaggcagtgtactcCCCAGCAGCTAAAGGACAAACTAATGTAGGACCCACTgcaccagctggtcctgtttatgaggaggtgtcacccaaagaggagattgaactgaacactaaccaggcgtatggaccagtaggactgtga